In the Natranaerovirga hydrolytica genome, CCTCAATAGTTGGTTCTCTTCCATACCTTTTTGTTAGAACTTCTTTTGTCACTCTAACCTTATTAGCTGTTTCTTTTAACGATCGACTGACTTTTATAATGCCATCATCTCTTAAAAAACGTTTAATTTCACCTAAAATCATTGGTACAGCATAAGTAGAAAACTTTACGTCATAAGACAAATCAAATTTGTCTATTGATTTTATTAAACCAATGCTTCCTATTTGAAATAAGTCCTCAAGTTCATAACCTCTGTTATTAAATCGTTTAACAATACTCCATATCAGTCCTATATTCTCTTCTACAAGGACTTCTCTAGCTAATGCATCGCCATCTCTTGCTTTTTTAATCAACTCCAATGTTCTATCCATTAAAACACTTCCTTATTCTTTAGAAATTAAGCTTTCGAATTTCTTTGTCATCATAATTTTTGTACCATTTTCAGGAGTTGATTCAATAACCACTTTATCCATAAATGTTTCCATCACCGTAAAACCCATTCCAGATCTTTCAAGTTCTGGCTTAGAAGTATA is a window encoding:
- the sigF gene encoding RNA polymerase sporulation sigma factor SigF, producing MDRTLELIKKARDGDALAREVLVEENIGLIWSIVKRFNNRGYELEDLFQIGSIGLIKSIDKFDLSYDVKFSTYAVPMILGEIKRFLRDDGIIKVSRSLKETANKVRVTKEVLTKRYGREPTIEEVAKELEITTEDIVLAMESNAEVESLYKTIHQGDGNPIYLIDKLDQSVNNNDLMIDKIALKEVIQGLKPKEREIIMLRYFKDKTQTEIANEIGISQVQVSRLEKKILSQLKEKLS